A genomic region of Zea mays cultivar B73 chromosome 6, Zm-B73-REFERENCE-NAM-5.0, whole genome shotgun sequence contains the following coding sequences:
- the LOC109939362 gene encoding anthocyanidin reductase ((2S)-flavan-3-ol-forming) produces the protein MRPNDGAAHSAAHPTVPAFYTSKPTSLQAPGGTRCPRCCIGLVTVCPGLTVVGAAPAPTTRTSVPNYLSLLSGDKAAFAVLDAVESATGCLPLVHIDDVCRTELFAVEEGAAAGRYVCCGLNTTIAELARFLADKYPQYGVKTNLSGERLEKPRVCLSSAKLVKEGFIL, from the exons ATGCGGCCCAACGATGGTGCGGCCCATTCTGCAGCCCATCCTACGGTGCCTGCCTTCTACACCTCAAAGCCCACAAGCTTGCAGGCCCCTGG CGGTACCCGATGTCCAAGGTGCTGCATCGGCCTCGTCACTGTCTGCCCCGGCCTCACCGTGGTGGGCGCTGCGCCGGCCCCGACCACCCGCACCAGCGTCCCCAACTACCTCTCCCTTCTATCCG GCGACAAAGCCGCGTTCGCCGTGCTGGACGCCGTCGAGAGCGCCACCGGGTGCCTGCCGCTGGTTCACATCGACGACGTCTGCCGCACTGAGCTGTTCGCCGTCGAGGAGGGCGCGGCCGCGGGGAGGTACGTCTGCTGTGGCCTCAACACGACCATCGCCGAGCTCGCGCGTTTCCTGGCGGACAAGTACCCGCAGTACGGCGTCAAAACGAACCT CTCCGGCGAGCGGCTTGAGAAGCCGAGAGTGTGCCTGTCGTCGGCGAAGCTGGTGAAGGAAGGTTTTATACTATAG